The sequence CATcactatgtctaatgttcttgtttcacctgatttagtCACGAACCTAGTTTCTGTTCGTTGTCTTACTCGTGAGAATCCACTTGCTGTTGAATTTGACAGTGTTGGCTTTTCTATGAAagacgcccgtacccggatggtccATTTTCATTTCCACTAATTTATTCCTTTTTAAGTAATACAATTTCCACTAATTTATTCCTTTTTAAGAAACTTTTTTTTTTGTGAAACCACTTTTATATTCTGTGGAAATTATGTGCAAATTTTATCATTATTTGATTTATTTTCCATTTTCattcttctttaagggtaatatcAATGATACTAATTCATTTTATTTTATAATCTTTTTGTCTGTGGAAAATCTAATATTacatgcttattcttgcatatattttaaaatgatgtaatttatgtgtaaattatgtgcatttgtttcattttttcagttttttttctttcttctttcttcttaatgaataataccaatgccactaattctttTCCCTAGATTTTTTgtaattttcatttttattttgttttagtttatttCCTTGCGTTTCATCTTCAAGggttaataccaatgccactatttCCTTCCTTCttagggattttttttcaaaaaactattattatatgtttattcttgcatattatatgAAATTGTAATTTCTATGAAAATTTTAGAAATACTTATAtctttattttctttctacttAAGGGGTAATACCAGTTCCACTAATTAAGTCTTTCCTAGAAAAattcattattttgatttagttttagattTTATTTGATTTTCTTCCCTTTAGGGTAATATCAGTGCCACTAATTCCTTCCTTCTTAGGGAACTTATTTTCTGAAAACATCCACTAGTATATGTTTATTGTTGCATATTATATAAAAGCACAATTTATATGTAAATTATGATCAATTTTTATCATTATTTATTAAGTTTTTTATTTCCTTTCTACTTAAAGGGTAATAAAAataccactaattcattctttcttaaaGAACTTTATTACTTTGATTTTATTCTATTTTTTAGTTCCTTTGTTTTttgggtaataccaatgccattgATTCATTCACGCTATTATGTCCCTACTCTGGCATAATATTAAAATGTgcaatttttttgttcattgcgGAAAATTTTatcattatttttttatttattttcttggtTCTTAAAGGTAATACCTATGAGACTAATTAATTCCTTAGAATTGTTTTTTTTGTGATATTACCACTATATTATTTGCTTATTgtctcatatattacaaaattgcGCATTTTTGTTTGTAAATTATATGATTATTTGTTTTACTGTTTTCATTATTTATTCTTTAATGGTAATACCAATGCGAAGCTATAGTTGCGTAAAAGTTCAAAAAAAGTTATAGTTGCGTAATGCACTTTCCTTTTAAAATTTGAGTTTGTTTTAATTTAGAGTTAATCTAGTCCCATGATTAGCATGCCAAACTCATATGTACGTGGCGACTCATCCACAAACCACACACATCATAATTATATTCAGTACTCCCTCCGtatctaaatataagtctttttagatatttcaaatggactatcacatacagatgtatatagacatatttagagtgtagattcacttattttgcttcgtatgtagtcacttgttgaattcTCTAGAAAAACCTACATTTAGGAACGGATGTAGTAATTAAATACAGGTTCAATGCCATAAAAATGACAATTAAATATAGGCACCCGTACATGCATCCTCGTCTAAACAAtacaaaagaaaggaaaaaagagaaactgAGCTCACGATTTGTGAACTGTACATGTTATTTTTCTCTTACTCTTAGACCGAGCATGTGGACGTTTCATGATACAAACGGGCACACAAACTGTGAGGGGAGCTCCTAGGCGCCGTTTAGGAAATGCCCAAACTGTGGTACAAAAGCAGCTGAAAATTGACCATGGATGCCAGTCAAGTCGGGCACATGTATGCAGCTGGGCCGGGCTCTCGGATTGCCCACATCAATGATTAGAAAGacaatactccctccttcccaaaatataaggctTGTTTGATTTTGCACTGTCtttaatgcacaactttgaccatgGATATATGTATGAGAGTACATGGATTGACCATGACAAATGACATCGTCGTATTTGTCttgcaaaataattttatttcatatGTCGGTATAGTATTTTTAAAATATATCATACGTGAAAATCATAGTCAAAGTTATGCAACGAATATCAGAAAAGTCGGCTTtgtattttgggaaggagggagtagcacAAAATCCACTGATAGATTATTTAGGTCAGTCATTTTTCGTTGTAGATGAATGTCCTCTGTCCATTGATCTAACAGCAGATAAAAGAGAGTGACTTTACTCAAAATTATAAATTGAGTCGCCCGACATAAAAGTGCTAAACGCTGCGTTTTACGGGCTCTTCCCTCAAATTCGGCATCTAGCCGAAAAGACTTCATTTCCAGAATGAAAATAGAACGGTGTGACAGTGCCCATCTTATCGTACCTTATAAAAAATAGTGTGACCAGGTCTCAATTCACTGAGATTTAAGCAAGTCTTAGTTAAGTTACACGTAAGAAGCAACATAAACTAGATTTTTTTTGTTGCATGGATTTTAATTTAAGATCTCACAGATATAGCATAGACTAAGACATAACGAAGTTTCAGTTGACTGAGATTTAGCAAGATTGATAAAAAAAAGCCGAAAAAACTTACTGGAAATCGTTGTTCACAAGCATCCCGACGGCGCTGAAGGCCGTGGCGGTGAAGCCGATCACGATCTGCATCTCCATGACAAGAGTGTACGTGACGGCCGCACCTGCGCGAGCTGCGTGCCTCGCCTGGCTGAGCTCCACGACGGGCAGCACGAGGCCGTACAGCGCTGCGGCGCCCAGCGTCATGCCGAACCCGGCGTAGTACTGCACCCGGGTCACCCCCGCGGGGCGGCCCCCTCCGGCGTTCATCCCCAGCATGGCGGCGCCGACGCTGATCAGCACAACGGCGATCACGGAGAAGGCCGTGAACCGCTGGCGCACGAGCAGCAGCGCGAAGGCGGCCGTGAAGGCCAGCTGCGTGGAGACGAGGATGGAGGAGGTGGACACCGGGAGGTATGCCAGCCCGTAGGCGTAGAGGAAGTCGTCGAGGCCGGTCATGAGGCCGACGGCGACGGTCGCTACCAGGAGGCGGGGCGACATGAGGAAGAGCCGCGTGGCCGTGTCGCCGTATCTGTTGTGCCGGCGGCGGGAGAGAATGGAGACGCTGAGCGGCGCGAGCAGGAGCGGCCAACCGGCAGTCGTGAGCAGGCTGGAGAGCCACTTGCGGGTCCCGCCGTGGAGGAAGTAGGCGCGGAGGAGGAGCGGGCCGCACGCCGAACCGACGGCCATGAGGATGAAGTTGACGACgaggagggggttgtggcggagcggTTTAGCGCCGGCGCTGCTAGGGAGCTGCTTGGTGCTGTCATTCTTGCATGCTGGCTGCTGCGCGCGGCGCTGGGATGTTGCTTCCTCCTCCATGAGGTGGCCGGCAGACTGATCTCGGTCGAGGTTTGGGAGGGAGAAAAACTGCCCAGCTCTACAACGAGGCCGGCTGGCCGGGTGGGTGACACTTCACGTACTCTATCTATATATTATTTGATTGATGAGGAGAACAATCATCATGATCATGATAAGGTGCACGTAGGTCCTGCGAGAGCGCATCGGGTGCTCATGTGTCATTTGCGCATCGGGTGCTCTTGTGCATCGAGAGCGCATCCGGTGCTCCTGGCCATGTTCAGCCATCAGCCTTTTCCCCTGTTCATCTTCAACTGCCGACCCGTGCGCCTCTTGTCCCGCCACCGGCGGCAGCGCCATGCAACTCCTGTCCCCGCCTCCGGCGAGGTCACGTCTGAGCCCTCGCCGGCGACACCATCTCGGGGCTCGGGGCTTCGCTCCTCTGAGGCAGGAAAATCGACCAACGCGATTATTTAGAGTTTCAGGCAACTGGCATTTATAAGAACCGAACAAATTATATTGGCTAAGCATGTCATGTCAAACCACTGTTGTTATGCTCATCGTCACACCCTTTGGCATCGTCTTAACTCTTGGCGAGCTTAATTATTCTCAGGCGGATTTTGGAATCGTCTGCGGAAGACTGCTCCCTTTGTCCTTTGGACGGATTTGATATTTGGATTTTGACTTAGTAGAGAAGATGAAGACTAGCGGGGTCTTCGTAAATGCATATTGATTTTATTTGGTCCGACCACCACGCCATCGGTTGACATCTTTGTACTCCACGATAAGGGCAACTCCAATGTTGCAAATCAGACACATCAAATGTCCAGAACTGGATCCTCTAATATTAAGAAGGAATGCCAGAGAAACTACAATACCCTAACTTGCCTTCTTTCAATCCATATGATTAAGGATAAAATGATTTAAATTAATTTACAAATTACAGATTTAATGTGTATATTTATAATCGTTACATGCAAACAAATTGATGGTGAAATAAAATCAATTATAGATTATTATTATCTACAGTGAATACCAATTGTAAATAATCTGCTAAACGTCTCTAACATTCCTTCTTTATTTCACACTAGGATAGCACTGTAGTACCGTGAATTTGCTTGTGTAAGTTAAAGGATCCGGCTCCCCAAATGTACACGGACAACTTTAGGCGAGACCGTCATTCAACCCCGTGCATCAAATATCCACAAAATTTAAACAAGTTCCATATATTACATGCCAATCACACGCTATTCATCAAGTTCAACTATTTCTTACTAGACGTTTACCTCGTAGACATGGCCTCTTGAGGCCGCCAACAATTTCGTCATCGGCGCCGTCCTGCCAGCGTCAGGAGGCCTACCAGGGGTCGCGACAGCCGGGATTGACCGTCGATGTACACTCGTGGCGCATCTACTCAGCCGTGTCTGCCTGGCGACGACGCTCAATTGCGGTCCGCGCTCTTGCCCTCCTTGCCCTAATTGGCAAGGACAAGGGCGACACAGTCGAATTTGGTCGCTAATCTGGTGCCGACGCTTGGTGGACGTCAGTGTGGGGGTTCTGGATTGGCCCAGACGAGCATCCAGTCTGGTGCCACGTCCGAATTCGCGAAATGCAGCCTGTTGTGTCGCGTTGCGCCGGTCCTAGCACACCTCCTTAGCTGCCGCGTTGTCAGCTGTCGTCATCGTGCGTGGGGCAGGTGCTGCCGCCATGTCTGAGGTTGCACAGGAGGCGGTTGCGCGCGTTGGCGGTTGCCAGGCCGAGCGCCTCCTCCTTCACGGCAACCGGCCATCGACGGGGCAGGGATGGCGGTGTTGGCTCCTTTCCGCATCAAAAACGGAGCCACGGGGACGCTTGCTAGACGAATCGCCCTACCTGGCTACGCGGCAGGGACGCTGACTTCTCGTTGACGTGGTGGTGTGGCAGGGACAACGGATCCTCCGTGAGGCGATTTGGACACTGCGGTTGTGCGGCGAGGGCAGCACTGGACCACGTTCGAAGAGTAACCGCTCCTACAACCCCTCGAGCTTCCGCACTTAGTGCTCGTTCGTCCGTGCGGCCTCGTCGAGGAGGGGCGGTTGCTGCTGCTACTCCTTGTCGGAGGAGAGCACCACCTTTGTCTTCAAAGTCAGAGTGGTGGACCGCGATGGGCTCGGGGAACATGGACACGGCGACACGAGCCGGAGCTCTTCCtggacccctccccccccccccccccccccccccccccgccaccctCCTGATGGCGCGGAGAACAACCTACTGCAGGACTTGCCCATTACGATGGTGTGCGGAGGGGAGGAGAAGAGGTGCGAGGAGAGGAGGTAGTGTTTGCCTGCGCTGCCGGCCtgcttaagagcatctccaatagccgcGCTATGCGTCGCGCGCAAAAAACCTGTTTGCCGCGCGCGCTTCGGCTGGTTTAGCGCGGCCgcgagcgctggctccagcagccacgctataatgcagcgcgcgcaCGCCGGtccagcagcgcgcaaaaatacagcgcgcgtGACTCGCCGGGCGCGCGCGACTTAGCTACAAAATGAGTTCGAAACAATtatcaaaatgcaatgaacatgtgaaatttgtCACAAACATCTTCCAAccaagttcatgcccacaagttcatccaaccaagttcaaaatgcaaagtAAAGTTCAAGACATATAAATGAAAGACACATAAAacatcttcctcgtcttcgtcctcatcttccgaagacgattcttccgcctccgaagatgaatcttcctccctatCCTCATCACGCAtcgcatcacgtgaagctccgacggtgttggcaagatcttcaatggCATATTCACGGGAATGTGTGTGAggaggcacatcgaaagacattccacccatggccggaggtgcacccatgcctcccataagAGTAGCGAAACTCATGCCTCACATGGCGGCCATAGCGTCagagggtgctccaaagccacccatgcctcccatggcggccggaggtgtgcccatgcctcccatggcgccgaagccacccatgcctcccatggcgccgaagccacccatgcctcccatggcgccgaagccacccatgcctcccatggtggccggaggtgcacccatgcctcccatggcgccgaagccacccatgccgccaaggccaccgccacccatgccgccaaggccaccgcTACCCATTGTGCGGATCacggctcttttttggatcaagacttcttcacgaGCAAGGTTGACATATTCCTTTTGCGCACCATTGAACgaagatgtgtccaagaagaacaagtgattctcccattccaacaacctagatcgctcctccatgcccaccttcctctcctccaatgccactttcctctcctcggcggccaccctcctctcctcggccgccaacctcctctcctcggtcacggcatcttggttccttgccattttcctcacctcgttggcttcttttcttgccttcacaatagcttccatagcatttttgagctcatcatctccgttcctcttcttcttttcggttttgtctttcttgcacccatccggtcgttttggcttcgagtatgaaaccgagttgggtgtggggcttctcttgccgtcatcacttgatgcatcatcctcctcatcatcatcatccaccttgcgtttgttgctcaaatgcaaatcatACAAACCATCACgattcttccatttctcatcattctttaacacttcatagcaatgagacaaggtaaagacccttcctttcttgatcttccccttcttggttttcctcgtctcttctttgaacaagttttgtgcaatgttaaactacaagaaaaacaaaacaagttagcactttggacaccaaaaacaagtatgagatgaacatatatgagatgccacttactctatcatcctcatttgtgccacttgggttaatcttgtcaactgacttttgtgcggccgcccacttttgacaatccgagttgattgtaGACCATCGGTACCGAAGTGATCTCTCCGGGCGGTCAATTCCACTCATGTTGTGAgcatcaaagtattctttcattcgcccccaatacgcatctctactttgatcacctccaatggaTGGATCCCTTGACACTTGCAAATAAGTATTGCATAGTAACTTGTCATCGTTGGTGCTGTAATTGCCCGATCTTCCTTTCGccgcgtcgacaatgccctcaccctcctcgtccacctcaaactcatggtcttccaaatggatgtcattggtttgagaccaatgcgaattgttggacccaacacccatagttgacatgtatgcatcatcattgAGACTACAAATTTTTTTCAACAATGCAAATAAACTATCTATATGTGATGATGCATtgaaaaaacaagaagaaaataaaagttggaatttttttcaccttgggggcatttcgtcgaacacatggtgcgcgtcggcggccggctcaatgagtgagctcgccggcgcttcggtagccgccgcggccgtcgaacgccctgcaagcttctttcccctcgccttcgtgccgccggagccgtccgccgccttgtttttcTTCGCCGAAGTTTTGCCCTTCTTCGGTCGCGCCACATTGGGGAGCTTCGACGGTGCGGcgggcgccggcgcgcgcggggcgtgGGAGGAGGAAAgaagagagtgcggcgcgagcggtCGACTGTGCCGCGCGCTGTAGCAGGCGCCCGAAATACGCCGCGCGGGATGGCGTTTCCGAAAGCGCGCCCAACTCGGTATAgcgcgcgcgccgtttttgcgcgcccgTTGGAGCGACCCGCcacgttgcgcgcgcgctaaaaccgACGAATTTGCGGTGCGGCGCTAGTTTAGcgcagctgttggagatgctctaaataaGCGAGGCAGGCGAACCGGTGTCGCTTCAATGCGGGCGCATCGGCTGAAGTTGGCCTCTCGATCGTCTCGCATGGAAGCGGCGCCGGTTAGCCGTCCGGTCACATCGATCTGGGCGTCATCAATGCGGTAAGCGGCCGCCCATCACATCCGCTCCGGAGTGGCGAGAATTCTAGAGCGGAGCACGCGGCGAAGGCTTTGGGTGGGACCATGCAGCCAAACGTCCACAACTTTCTCCAACTTTGCTTTCGGTTTGCATGATTTTAGATGCCCAAACCACGTCACAGACGTTT comes from Triticum aestivum cultivar Chinese Spring chromosome 5B, IWGSC CS RefSeq v2.1, whole genome shotgun sequence and encodes:
- the LOC123112265 gene encoding purine permease 1 isoform X1 — protein: MEEEATSQRRAQQPACKNDSTKQLPSSAGAKPLRHNPLLVVNFILMAVGSACGPLLLRAYFLHGGTRKWLSSLLTTAGWPLLLAPLSVSILSRRRHNRYGDTATRLFLMSPRLLVATVAVGLMTGLDDFLYAYGLAYLPVSTSSILVSTQLAFTAAFALLLVRQRFTAFSVIAVVLISVGAAMLGMNAGGGRPAGVTRVQYYAGFGMTLGAAALYGLVLPVVELSQARHAARAGAAVTYTLVMEMQIVIGFTATAFSAVGMLVNNDFQILVPNEVQMP
- the LOC123112265 gene encoding purine permease 1 isoform X2; the protein is MEEEATSQRRAQQPACKNDSTKQLPSSAGAKPLRHNPLLVVNFILMAVGSACGPLLLRAYFLHGGTRKWLSSLLTTAGWPLLLAPLSVSILSRRRHNRYGDTATRLFLMSPRLLVATVAVGLMTGLDDFLYAYGLAYLPVSTSSILVSTQLAFTAAFALLLVRQRFTAFSVIAVVLISVGAAMLGMNAGGGRPAGVTRVQYYAGFGMTLGAAALYGLVLPVVELSQARHAARAGAAVTYTLVMEMQIVIGFTATAFSAVGMLVNNDFQ